One window of the Nothobranchius furzeri strain GRZ-AD chromosome 3, NfurGRZ-RIMD1, whole genome shotgun sequence genome contains the following:
- the mbd1b gene encoding methyl-CpG-binding domain protein 1b isoform X1 — protein sequence MSVEGVERPQLLGSEPVGGDVGQSNTEENPEKEPAPSEGLKEIPSSTPVLLEDTPEDDKDGVKAAAGEPPVDWFEPLEEDDDAVSADLQDPDEESLAGEAESVAGSERVASKIRIIQGYRRKRAHRDEGWMDCPSLGEGWKRKEVVRRSGSSVGQKDVYYMSPQGHRVRSRVELATVVQGSLDLSHFDFKTGMFHEGNATPFRIRQRVKKKVRERSSSESSWMERGDGADTPDSYHRLTPNIKQQQIQTSVSCNSSSGTYKPSHEYQPVVEKIKLPPPSSSRLLPLPSVKGEFGAEDSILVCAKCGVSFTGTWYDKQRKRPCCPSCWESSKSKVHPLIRFRKWIPCGQCVGCHNSVNCGQCANCKHGLQSPEAKKRVCRKRRCICPIRKNPASSSLSAGMIFADGSEMFDDEDLNFQNEVTDSQHQSFRSSDTENFAASMDLDEEEMSTDDDDDWHKKRKRRSCGECQACLCRRDCGTCDFCVDKPKFGGSNKKRQKCRLRQCQRQAMRHLLPFQMGMSEHVPDGPQPPGRPRPHYTYSRKDGSKRSRGLPSALDFSDNEDEDSRSQQMCWSSDPGRGTRLSSDGNAKNYQSPMQLNHSEFGVGNGLPDRHPHISNHNYSQPLRWDTSRDAPNQVEEEELPMITQIYSLADNPAEAGVDQENQLTQLLHSLRSSVLPILWYAIMVEGPQLQLTQCSKQSSMADTVVLIDPSFCYYITVQKQPLLPTHSIYNSFPGRLSTANEVVSLLLTLERYIVCHGLPLKELMFPNTPVVLERAATCEFLVKKNEPVCVNCRALRRL from the exons ATGAGCGTGGAAGGGGTGGAGAGGCCGCAGCTCCTTGGCAGCGAGCCAGTGGGAGGAGATGTGGGACAAAGCAACACCGAGGAGAATCCTGAGAAGGAACCAGCACCATCAGAAGGTCTGAAGGAGATACCCAGCTCCACCCCAGTCCTGCTGGAGGACACCCCTGAAGATGACAAAGATGGGGTTAAAGCTGCCGCTGGTGAACCACCAGTGGACTGGTTCGAGCCActggaagaagatgatgatgctgTTAGTGCTGACCTACAGGACCCAGATGAAGAAAGCCTGGCAGGAGAAGCTGAGAGTGTGGCAGGCAGCGAGAGAGTCGCCTCAAAGATCCGTAT AATCCAGGGGTATCGGCGTAAGCGAGCCCACCGTGATGAGGGATGGATGGACTGCCCGTCGCTCGGAGAAGGTTGGAAACGGAAAGAGGTTGTCCGACGCTCGGGCTCAAGTGTTGGCCAGAAGGATGTTTACTACATGAG TCCGCAGGGTCACCGGGTGAGAAGCAGAGTGGAGCTGGCCACGGTGGTCCAGGGGAGCCTGGACTTGTCACACTTTGATTTCAAAACGGGGATGTTTCATGAGGGCAACGCCACGCCTTTCAGAATTCGACAGAGAGTCAAG AAAAAGGTTCGGGAGCGTTCTTCGTCAGAGTCCAGCTGGATGGAGAGAGGAGACGGAGCGGATACTCCGGACTCCTACCACAGACTCACCCCAAACatcaaacagcagcagatccagaccaGCGTCTCCTGCAACAGCTCATCAGGAACTTACAAACCCAGCCACGAATACCAGCCGGTGGTGGAGAAAATCAAGCTTcctcctccctcctcatcccGGCTGCTCCCCCTTCCGTCAGTAAAGGGAGAATTCGGGGCAGAGGACAGTATTCT GGTTTGTGCCAAATGTGGCGTTTCCTTCACGGGGACCTGGTACGACAAACAGAGGAAGAGGCCCTGCTGTCCGTCGTGCTGGG AATCGTCAAAGTCTAAAGTGCATCCGCTGATCCGTTTCAGAAAG TGGATCCCGTGTGGTCAGTGTGTGGGGTGTCACAACTCAGTCAACTGTGGGCAGTGTGCCAACTGCAAACACGGACTTCAGAGCCCCGAAGCCAAGAAACGCGTGTGTCGGAAACGCAGGTGCATCTGCCCCATCCGCAAG AACCCGGCCAGCAGCAGCCTCTCCGCTGGGATGATTTTCGCCGACGGCTCTGAAATGTTTGATGATGAGGACTTAAACTTCCAG AATGAAGTCACAGACTCACAG CACCAGAGCTTCAGAAGCAGCGACACAGAAAACTTTGCAGCCAGCATGGATCTGGACGAGGAGGAGATGTCgaccgacgacgacgacgac TGGCATAAGAAGCGGAAGCGGCGTTCCTGTGGAGAATGCCAGGCCTGTCTGTGCAGGAGAGACTGCGGCACGTGCGATTTCTGCGTGGACAAACCCAAATTTGGAGGCAGCAACAAAAAGAGGCAGAAGTGTCGACTACGGCAGTGTCAGAGACAAGCCATG AGACATTTGTTGCCCTTCCAGATGGGAATGAGCGAGCATGTTCCAGACGGGCCGCAGCCGCCAGGGAGGCCCAGACCTCACTACACTTACAGCCGCAAGGATGGCTCGAAGAGAAGCAGGGGACTGCCGTCCGCTCTGGATTTTTCCGACAACGAGGACGAGGACAGTCGGTCACAACAA ATGTGCTGGAGCTCAGATCCTGGGAGGGGGACCAGACTCTCCTCTGATGGGAACGCCAAAAACTACCAATCACCTATGCAG CTGAATCACTCAGAGTTCGGAGtggggaacgggctgccggaccgACACCCCCACATCAGCAACCATAACTACTCTCAGCCA CTCCGATGGGACACCAGCAGAGACGCTCCAAACcaggtggaggaggaagagctaCCGATG ATCACCCAGATCTACAGTCTGGCTGACAACCCGGCCGAGGCGGGCGTGGACCAGGAGAACCAGCTGACGCAGCTGCTCCACTCGTTACGCTCCTCCGTGCTGCCCATCCTATGGTACGCTATAATGGTGGAGGGGCCCCAGCTGCAGCTCACTCAGTGCTCCAAGCAGTCCAGCATGGCAGACACCGTGGTGCTGATCGACCCGAGTTTCTGTTATTACATCACGGTCCAGAAGCAGCCGCTCCTCCCCACACACTCCATCTACAACAGCTTCCCAGGACGCTTGAGCACCGCCAATGAGGTGGTGAGCCTGCTGCTGACCCTGGAGAGGTACATCGTCTGCCACGGACTACCGCTGAAGGAGCTGATGTTTCCCAACACTCCGGTGGTTCTGGAGCGGGCCGCCACCTGTGAGTTCCTGGTGAAGAAGAACGAGCCCGTCTGCGTCAACTGCAGAGCGCTGCGGAGACTTTAG
- the mbd1b gene encoding methyl-CpG-binding domain protein 1b isoform X2, with translation MSVEGVERPQLLGSEPVGGDVGQSNTEENPEKEPAPSEGLKEIPSSTPVLLEDTPEDDKDGVKAAAGEPPVDWFEPLEEDDDAVSADLQDPDEESLAGEAESVAGSERVASKIRIIQGYRRKRAHRDEGWMDCPSLGEGWKRKEVVRRSGSSVGQKDVYYMSPQGHRVRSRVELATVVQGSLDLSHFDFKTGMFHEGNATPFRIRQRVKKKVRERSSSESSWMERGDGADTPDSYHRLTPNIKQQQIQTSVSCNSSSGTYKPSHEYQPVVEKIKLPPPSSSRLLPLPSVKGEFGAEDSILVCAKCGVSFTGTWYDKQRKRPCCPSCWESSKSKVHPLIRFRKWIPCGQCVGCHNSVNCGQCANCKHGLQSPEAKKRVCRKRRCICPIRKNPASSSLSAGMIFADGSEMFDDEDLNFQNEVTDSQHQSFRSSDTENFAASMDLDEEEMSTDDDDDWHKKRKRRSCGECQACLCRRDCGTCDFCVDKPKFGGSNKKRQKCRLRQCQRQAMMGMSEHVPDGPQPPGRPRPHYTYSRKDGSKRSRGLPSALDFSDNEDEDSRSQQMCWSSDPGRGTRLSSDGNAKNYQSPMQLNHSEFGVGNGLPDRHPHISNHNYSQPLRWDTSRDAPNQVEEEELPMITQIYSLADNPAEAGVDQENQLTQLLHSLRSSVLPILWYAIMVEGPQLQLTQCSKQSSMADTVVLIDPSFCYYITVQKQPLLPTHSIYNSFPGRLSTANEVVSLLLTLERYIVCHGLPLKELMFPNTPVVLERAATCEFLVKKNEPVCVNCRALRRL, from the exons ATGAGCGTGGAAGGGGTGGAGAGGCCGCAGCTCCTTGGCAGCGAGCCAGTGGGAGGAGATGTGGGACAAAGCAACACCGAGGAGAATCCTGAGAAGGAACCAGCACCATCAGAAGGTCTGAAGGAGATACCCAGCTCCACCCCAGTCCTGCTGGAGGACACCCCTGAAGATGACAAAGATGGGGTTAAAGCTGCCGCTGGTGAACCACCAGTGGACTGGTTCGAGCCActggaagaagatgatgatgctgTTAGTGCTGACCTACAGGACCCAGATGAAGAAAGCCTGGCAGGAGAAGCTGAGAGTGTGGCAGGCAGCGAGAGAGTCGCCTCAAAGATCCGTAT AATCCAGGGGTATCGGCGTAAGCGAGCCCACCGTGATGAGGGATGGATGGACTGCCCGTCGCTCGGAGAAGGTTGGAAACGGAAAGAGGTTGTCCGACGCTCGGGCTCAAGTGTTGGCCAGAAGGATGTTTACTACATGAG TCCGCAGGGTCACCGGGTGAGAAGCAGAGTGGAGCTGGCCACGGTGGTCCAGGGGAGCCTGGACTTGTCACACTTTGATTTCAAAACGGGGATGTTTCATGAGGGCAACGCCACGCCTTTCAGAATTCGACAGAGAGTCAAG AAAAAGGTTCGGGAGCGTTCTTCGTCAGAGTCCAGCTGGATGGAGAGAGGAGACGGAGCGGATACTCCGGACTCCTACCACAGACTCACCCCAAACatcaaacagcagcagatccagaccaGCGTCTCCTGCAACAGCTCATCAGGAACTTACAAACCCAGCCACGAATACCAGCCGGTGGTGGAGAAAATCAAGCTTcctcctccctcctcatcccGGCTGCTCCCCCTTCCGTCAGTAAAGGGAGAATTCGGGGCAGAGGACAGTATTCT GGTTTGTGCCAAATGTGGCGTTTCCTTCACGGGGACCTGGTACGACAAACAGAGGAAGAGGCCCTGCTGTCCGTCGTGCTGGG AATCGTCAAAGTCTAAAGTGCATCCGCTGATCCGTTTCAGAAAG TGGATCCCGTGTGGTCAGTGTGTGGGGTGTCACAACTCAGTCAACTGTGGGCAGTGTGCCAACTGCAAACACGGACTTCAGAGCCCCGAAGCCAAGAAACGCGTGTGTCGGAAACGCAGGTGCATCTGCCCCATCCGCAAG AACCCGGCCAGCAGCAGCCTCTCCGCTGGGATGATTTTCGCCGACGGCTCTGAAATGTTTGATGATGAGGACTTAAACTTCCAG AATGAAGTCACAGACTCACAG CACCAGAGCTTCAGAAGCAGCGACACAGAAAACTTTGCAGCCAGCATGGATCTGGACGAGGAGGAGATGTCgaccgacgacgacgacgac TGGCATAAGAAGCGGAAGCGGCGTTCCTGTGGAGAATGCCAGGCCTGTCTGTGCAGGAGAGACTGCGGCACGTGCGATTTCTGCGTGGACAAACCCAAATTTGGAGGCAGCAACAAAAAGAGGCAGAAGTGTCGACTACGGCAGTGTCAGAGACAAGCCATG ATGGGAATGAGCGAGCATGTTCCAGACGGGCCGCAGCCGCCAGGGAGGCCCAGACCTCACTACACTTACAGCCGCAAGGATGGCTCGAAGAGAAGCAGGGGACTGCCGTCCGCTCTGGATTTTTCCGACAACGAGGACGAGGACAGTCGGTCACAACAA ATGTGCTGGAGCTCAGATCCTGGGAGGGGGACCAGACTCTCCTCTGATGGGAACGCCAAAAACTACCAATCACCTATGCAG CTGAATCACTCAGAGTTCGGAGtggggaacgggctgccggaccgACACCCCCACATCAGCAACCATAACTACTCTCAGCCA CTCCGATGGGACACCAGCAGAGACGCTCCAAACcaggtggaggaggaagagctaCCGATG ATCACCCAGATCTACAGTCTGGCTGACAACCCGGCCGAGGCGGGCGTGGACCAGGAGAACCAGCTGACGCAGCTGCTCCACTCGTTACGCTCCTCCGTGCTGCCCATCCTATGGTACGCTATAATGGTGGAGGGGCCCCAGCTGCAGCTCACTCAGTGCTCCAAGCAGTCCAGCATGGCAGACACCGTGGTGCTGATCGACCCGAGTTTCTGTTATTACATCACGGTCCAGAAGCAGCCGCTCCTCCCCACACACTCCATCTACAACAGCTTCCCAGGACGCTTGAGCACCGCCAATGAGGTGGTGAGCCTGCTGCTGACCCTGGAGAGGTACATCGTCTGCCACGGACTACCGCTGAAGGAGCTGATGTTTCCCAACACTCCGGTGGTTCTGGAGCGGGCCGCCACCTGTGAGTTCCTGGTGAAGAAGAACGAGCCCGTCTGCGTCAACTGCAGAGCGCTGCGGAGACTTTAG
- the LOC139068944 gene encoding zinc finger protein 853-like, with protein MVQEQLVQELLVQKQLVQELLVQKQLVQELLVQEQLVQELLVQEQLVQELLEQLVQEQLIQELLVQEQLIQELLVQEQLVQELLFQEQLVQELLFQEQLVQELVVQELLVQEQLVQELLFQEQLVQEQLEQLVQELLFQEQLVQELLVQEQLVQEQLVQELLVQELLVQEQLVQELLVQELLVQEQLVQELLFQEQLVQEQLVQELLFQEQLVQELLVQELLVQEQLVQELLVQELLVQEQLVQELLFQEQLVQELLFQEQLVQELVVQELLVQEQLVQELLFQEQLVQELVVQEQLEQLVQELLFQEQLVQELLVQEQLVQEQLVQELLVQEQLVQELLVQELLVQEQLVQELLFQEQLVQELLFQEQLVQELLVQELLVQELLVQEQLVQELLVQELLVQEQLVQELLFQEQLVQEQLVQELLFQEQLVQELLVQELLI; from the exons ATGGTTCAGGAGCAGCTGGTTCAGGAGCTCCTGGTTCAGAAGCAGCTGGTTCAGGAGCTCCTGGTTCAGAAGCAGCTGGTTCAGGAGCTCCTGGTTCAGGAGCAGCTGGTTCAGGAGCTGCTGGTTCAGGAGCAGCTGGTTCAGGAGCTGCTG GAGCAGCTggttcaggagcagctgattcaGGAGCTGCTggttcaggagcagctgattcaGGAGCTCCTGGTTCAGGAGCAGCTGGTTCAGGAGCTACTGTTTCAGGAGCAGCTGGTTCAGGAGCTACTGTTTCAGGAGCAGCTGGTTCAGGAGCTGGTGGTTCAGGAGCTCCTGGTTCAGGAGCAGCTGGTTCAGGAGCTACTGTTTCAGGAGCAGCTGGTTCAGGAGCAGCTG GAGCAGCTGGTTCAGGAGCTACTGTTTCAGGAGCAGCTGGTTCAGGAGCTGCTGGTTCAGGAGCAGCTGGTTCAGGAGCAGCTGGTTCAGGAGCTACTGGTTCAGGAGCTGCTGGTTCAGGAGCAGCTGGTTCAGGAGCTACTGGTTCAGGAGCTGCTGGTTCAGGAGCAGCTGGTTCAGGAGCTACTGTTTCAGGAGCAGCTGGTTCAGGAGCAGCTGGTTCAGGAGCTACTGTTTCAGGAGCAGCTGGTTCAGGAGCTTCTGGTTCAGGAGCTGCTGGTTCAGGAGCAGCTGGTTCAGGAGCTACTGGTTCAGGAGCTGCTGGTTCAGGAGCAGCTGGTTCAGGAGCTACTGTTTCAGGAGCAGCTGGTTCAGGAGCTACTGTTTCAGGAGCAGCTGGTTCAGGAGCTGGTGGTTCAGGAGCTCCTGGTTCAGGAGCAGCTGGTTCAGGAGCTACTGTTTCAGGAGCAGCTGGTTCAGGAGCTGGTGGTTCAGGAGCAGCTG GAGCAGCTGGTTCAGGAGCTACTGTTTCAGGAGCAGCTGGTTCAGGAGCTGCTGGTTCAGGAGCAGCTGGTTCAGGAGCAGCTGGTTCAGGAGCTGCTGGTTCAGGAGCAGCTGGTTCAGGAGCTACTGGTTCAGGAGCTGCTGGTTCAGGAGCAGCTGGTTCAGGAGCTACTGTTTCAGGAGCAGCTGGTTCAGGAGCTACTGTTTCAGGAGCAGCTGGTTCAGGAGCTTCTGGTTCAGGAGCTTCTGGTTCAGGAGCTGCTGGTTCAGGAGCAGCTGGTTCAGGAGCTACTGGTCCAGGAGCTGCTGGTTCAGGAGCAGCTGGTTCAGGAGCTACTGTTTCAGGAGCAGCTGGTTCAGGAGCAGCTGGTTCAGGAGCTACTGTTTCAGGAGCAGCTGGTTCAGGAGCTTCTGGTTCAGGAGCTGCTGATATAG